The following coding sequences are from one uncultured Bacteroides sp. window:
- a CDS encoding Na(+)-translocating NADH-quinone reductase subunit A: protein MANVIKLRKGLDINLKGKAAEELTSVKKSGVYALVPDDFSGVTPKVVVKEQEYVMAGKPLFIDKNHPELNFVSPVSGVVTSVERGERRKVLNIAVQAEEEQKYVEFGVKKVSELSADAVKAALLEAGLFAFIKQRPYDVIADPTNLPKAIFVSAFNTAPLAPSFEYILKGEEANFQTGLDALAKMAKTYLSISTKQNAPALKQAKNVEITVFDGPHPAGNVGIQIHHISPINKGEIVWTIGAEEVIFIGRLFNAGQIDFTRTVALTGSEVLKPAYCKLTVGTILTNVFSGNVTKDKNLRYISGDVLTGKQISHNQYLGAFHNQLTVIPEGTEIHEMAGWIMPRFNQFSVNRSYFSWLLDTFKKREYVLDARIKGGERHMIMSNEYDKVLPMDVLPEFLLKAIIGGDIDRMEQLGIYEIAPEDLALCEFVCSSKVPIQRIVREGLDKLREEMC, encoded by the coding sequence ATGGCAAATGTAATAAAGTTACGTAAAGGCCTTGACATAAACCTAAAAGGGAAAGCAGCTGAAGAACTTACTTCAGTTAAAAAATCGGGAGTCTACGCACTTGTTCCCGATGATTTCTCTGGTGTAACTCCTAAAGTGGTAGTGAAGGAACAGGAATATGTTATGGCTGGGAAACCCTTGTTTATAGACAAGAATCATCCTGAATTAAATTTTGTTTCTCCGGTAAGTGGTGTAGTCACTAGTGTAGAGCGTGGTGAACGGCGTAAGGTGCTTAATATTGCAGTACAGGCAGAAGAGGAGCAAAAATATGTAGAGTTTGGTGTTAAAAAAGTGTCTGAACTTTCTGCCGATGCAGTGAAAGCCGCGCTTTTAGAAGCCGGCTTGTTTGCTTTTATAAAACAACGTCCGTATGATGTAATTGCAGATCCAACGAATCTACCTAAGGCTATTTTTGTTTCTGCTTTTAATACTGCTCCTTTAGCTCCTAGTTTTGAATATATTCTTAAAGGAGAAGAAGCCAATTTTCAGACAGGACTTGATGCACTAGCTAAGATGGCTAAAACTTATTTGAGTATTAGTACAAAACAAAACGCTCCTGCATTAAAACAAGCTAAAAATGTCGAAATTACCGTATTTGATGGACCACACCCTGCAGGTAATGTAGGAATTCAGATACATCATATTTCTCCTATAAATAAAGGGGAGATAGTTTGGACTATTGGTGCCGAAGAAGTCATTTTTATTGGTCGTTTATTTAATGCTGGTCAAATTGATTTTACGCGTACTGTTGCGCTCACTGGCTCTGAGGTTCTAAAACCTGCTTATTGTAAACTGACTGTAGGAACTATACTTACTAATGTCTTTTCTGGGAATGTGACTAAGGATAAAAACTTGCGTTATATCAGTGGCGATGTGCTTACAGGTAAGCAAATTTCTCATAATCAATATTTGGGAGCATTTCATAATCAGTTAACAGTTATTCCTGAAGGAACTGAAATTCATGAAATGGCTGGTTGGATAATGCCAAGATTTAATCAATTCAGTGTGAATAGATCCTATTTTAGTTGGCTACTTGATACTTTCAAAAAGCGTGAATATGTGCTTGATGCTCGTATAAAAGGTGGAGAAAGGCATATGATCATGTCTAACGAATACGATAAGGTTCTTCCTATGGATGTTCTTCCTGAATTTTTATTGAAAGCAATTATTGGTGGTGATATAGATCGTATGGAGCAATTAGGGATCTATGAAATTGCACCAGAAGATTTAGCTTTATGTGAGTTTGTCTGTTCTTCTAAAGTACCAATACAACGTATTGTTCGTGAAGGGCTAGATAAACTTCGTGAAGAAATGTGCTAA